The Alcaligenes faecalis sequence CGCATCAGCGCAGGCCGCGCGGGATGGAATCTGGTGACATCCAGCAATCCCAATGAAGCGGCCAACTTTGGCCAAGAAGAGCATATGGAGCACAGCAACCGCTATCATCGCGCTCGTGAGTTCTGCACTGTCATGGATGGCTTGTGGGAAAGCTGGGAAGAAGACGCCTTTTGTCGGGACGCCCAGACCGGCCAGTACTTCCAGCCCGCCAAGATGCAGGTTCTGAATCATCAGGGCGAACATTTCTCGGTACGCGGCCCCTTGAATGTCGAAAGACCTGTCCAAACCCGTCCCGTCATCGTGCAAGCAGGAGCGTCAGAGGCGGGGCGCCAGGTTGCTGCCGAAACCGCCGAAGTGATCTTTACCTATCAAACAGACTTGTCTTCAGCCCAGGATTTTTATGCCGATATGCAAGCCCGAGCCAAGGCTGCTGGGCGGGAACAAGCCCTGAAAATCATCCCGGCGGTTTTTGTAGTCTTGGGAGACAGCCTGGAGCAAGCTCAGGCCAAACGACGCCGATTAGATGAGCTGGTTGACCAAGCCAGTTGTCTGGCTACCCTGTCCATTGCTCTGGGACACGATATTTCCGGCTATGACCGTAACGGCCCCCTACCTGAAATACCGGACAGCAATGCCAGTAAAAGCGGCCGTGAACGTGTGGTGCGGCTGGCAAAAACCGAAAACCTGAGCATTCTGGAGCTGGCCAGGCGGATTTGTGGTTATCAGGGTTTGGAGATGGTGGGGACCGCCAGCATGGTGGTCGACCAGATGCAGCATTGGCTGGAGCAATCGGCGGCAGATGGCTTCAACATCATGTTTTCCCATCTACCTGGCGGTGTCAGCGAGTTTGCCGAACAGGTCGTGCCGGAGCTTCAAAGACGGGCTTTGCTGCGAACCCGCTATGAGGGCCGCAGCTTTCGGGAACATCTGGGCTTGCTGAAACCGGCGCAAGGCTACTCGCGCCGCTAAGTCTTGCGGGCCCGGCCCTGGTTCTTAACAGCCGGGGCTAGGTAACAGGCGCATACAGGCATCGGCCACTGCCTGCGCAAAAGGCAAGCTATCGCTGGCTTGCGCCGCAATAATGTCATCCGTCGCTCCATGAACGCCCGAATACATCAGCAAACCCACAATTCTGGGGTTTGCCGGTGCCCACAAGCCAACGTCCATGCCGCCTTCAATAATGGCCAGCAGTTGATCCAGAATCGCGTTTTTGGCCTGGTTGCTGCGGTCATGATGGTGATGCTTGATGTAGACCACGTCGTGAACCTTGTAGGTCTCCACATAGACCGTGACGCTGGTACAAATCCAGGCACGCAGCTTCTGGGCCCAGTCATCCGCCGGGCAAGCGTCTACGGCTTGTTCCAGACGCTCCAGAAAAGAGTCGGTATAGCGTTTGGCCAGGGCATCCAGCATTTCATTTTTGGACGCGAAGTAGTGATAGAAGGTACCTTTGCCAACCTGTGCCTGCGCCACGATGTCATTGATCGTGGTGGCCTCAAAACCCTGCTCAAGAAACAGGGTCTGGGCCGCATTCATCAACTCATCAAGACGCACCTGCGCCGGCTTGGTGCGGGGAGGCTTCGTATCGGCAGTCTTCAAGGTCATGGTTCGGATTCTCAACGACGTAAAAAAGGGGCTGCTCGCCCCTTTTGTTTCTGCATAGTTTAACTGGCTGGCGGTTTAGGTGCCTTGATGCGCAACTTGCGCCACATCATAAAGAGCATGATCAGCAAGAAGATGGCGTGGACCAGCCACAGACCAATCTCAAAGCCTAGCTGCTCATTGCGTATCCAGCCACGTGACAGGTTGATCAGATTCATATACAACAGACCAACCAGACCCGCCACCAGAATATTGCCTGACCGACCCATACGAGGATTCACCGCTCCCAAGGGAATGGCCAGCAAAGCCAGATTCAAGGCAGCCAAAGGCAAGGCCAAACGCCACATGATCTGCGAGCGCGACTCGGCATTGTCATCACTGAATAACAAGGTGGTTTGACGGGCCTTGATCTGCTGCTCGGCCCGGGCGCGGATAGTCTCAGCCGTATTGCCCGCGTCACGGCTTTCCAGGCGCATGCCATAACTTTCAAAGTCCACCATACGGAACTCGGCCTGACCGGGTTTCAAGTCGTAGCGATGGCCTTCGCTCAAGACCAGAAAGCGGTCGCCATTGGGCTGCTCTTCTATGCGCGCGCTTTGCGCAGTGACAATGCTGAGCCACTGCGGGTCAATAACACGGGCAATCACATTGCCCAGCTCATCCCCTTCTTTTTCAGGGGAATCCGCATAAAACACACGGGCGCCATCGTCAGACTCAATAAACTGCCCGGCGGTGACTTTGCTCAGGTCCGAACGCTGCTCGAAACGCTGGCGGTACTCGGCAATCTGGCGATAGGCCCAGGGCGAAGCCTGCAGGGTCAATACCGCAATCAGGATCGCAACCGGCACTGCACACTGCAAAACGGGCGTCACCCAGTTCTTCAAGGACAGACCGCTGGCGAACCAGACCACCATTTCGGATTCCCGAAAGCTGCGAGTCAC is a genomic window containing:
- a CDS encoding LLM class flavin-dependent oxidoreductase, which translates into the protein MNTPPLILLAMPSIHSGAWRYPGAHPGFQTDFEQMKWFAQTLERACFDGLFLPDTLAIRAAPMEALMRGHSTVTLDPLTVLPALAAVTEHLGLIATASTTYNEPYMLARRLASLDRISAGRAGWNLVTSSNPNEAANFGQEEHMEHSNRYHRAREFCTVMDGLWESWEEDAFCRDAQTGQYFQPAKMQVLNHQGEHFSVRGPLNVERPVQTRPVIVQAGASEAGRQVAAETAEVIFTYQTDLSSAQDFYADMQARAKAAGREQALKIIPAVFVVLGDSLEQAQAKRRRLDELVDQASCLATLSIALGHDISGYDRNGPLPEIPDSNASKSGRERVVRLAKTENLSILELARRICGYQGLEMVGTASMVVDQMQHWLEQSAADGFNIMFSHLPGGVSEFAEQVVPELQRRALLRTRYEGRSFREHLGLLKPAQGYSRR
- the lptF gene encoding LPS export ABC transporter permease LptF yields the protein MSLFKRSAVSEILSHSGVVLSTLLIVWLSVLLVRLLGEAANGTIGPDVVLGLAAFSSITALPIILAVSLFIAVLTTVTRSFRESEMVVWFASGLSLKNWVTPVLQCAVPVAILIAVLTLQASPWAYRQIAEYRQRFEQRSDLSKVTAGQFIESDDGARVFYADSPEKEGDELGNVIARVIDPQWLSIVTAQSARIEEQPNGDRFLVLSEGHRYDLKPGQAEFRMVDFESYGMRLESRDAGNTAETIRARAEQQIKARQTTLLFSDDNAESRSQIMWRLALPLAALNLALLAIPLGAVNPRMGRSGNILVAGLVGLLYMNLINLSRGWIRNEQLGFEIGLWLVHAIFLLIMLFMMWRKLRIKAPKPPAS
- a CDS encoding TetR/AcrR family transcriptional regulator; protein product: MTLKTADTKPPRTKPAQVRLDELMNAAQTLFLEQGFEATTINDIVAQAQVGKGTFYHYFASKNEMLDALAKRYTDSFLERLEQAVDACPADDWAQKLRAWICTSVTVYVETYKVHDVVYIKHHHHDRSNQAKNAILDQLLAIIEGGMDVGLWAPANPRIVGLLMYSGVHGATDDIIAAQASDSLPFAQAVADACMRLLPSPGC